The sequence below is a genomic window from Hippocampus zosterae strain Florida chromosome 7, ASM2543408v3, whole genome shotgun sequence.
TTCTTGGTGCCGTGTTAAACTTTGAGGTGCTTCTGGGGTTGAGGAGCCCcgtttggacaaaagtattgcttTGCAGCTAGCTTGTGGCATCTGTATGCCAAGGGGTTTCATCCAGACTATggtagtgctttgctgccatcgcTAAGCGATTGCCGACCTTCTTTGCGGAGGGCGTAAATTATTCACGCTCTCTATCCCCGTGCATAGAAAGGAACACTTGATAAAGAAAACTAATTTGTGACAATGGAATACGAAATTGCTAAGACTTGTGGATCCAGAATTCTAATTTATGACCACAAGTTAGGTGCAGGGCGGGCTgctagtcgagtggttagcacgtcgacttcacagcgcagaggttcaattccagctccggcctccctgtgtggagtttggatgttctccccaggcctgcgtgggttttctccgggtcctccggtttcctcccacattccaaaaacatgcatagcaggctgaacactccaaattgtcccgagtgcgagcatggatggttgtttgtctctatgtgccctgggattggctggcaaccggttcagggtgtcccccgcctactgcccgaagacagctgggataggctccagcacccccacgaccctagtgaggataaagcggttcggaagatggatgaatggaagttATGTGCAACAAATGCACAAAACACAAATTTGGGGCCATAAATTAAGTGTaatgtgcacacaaaatacaaattgatAACATGAACATCATTCCTGAACAGTTGGTAAGCAAATCGTGCGCACTTTCCCTTGTAGGTTTTTGGCAAGGGAGCGCTCCATTTGCTTACCCATATGTTCATTTTGTACATGGGAAGCTAAACATATAGAGAAAGTGTATTGTGCCCACATTATTTCTCTATTGCGCGCAGAATTTTCCTTTTACAATATGCTCAGTCGCAAATTATCTTGCGTCCACAATTTAAGTTTCGCAATGTCATATCTGGGGCCCCGTagaccgccccccacccctttcttcGCATACAGAGCGCCTTGTTGGATGTGTCATTCCAATTGCaaacatattatttttttttgttttgtttttttccatgacgGTTGCCAACAGCTCTTCACTGCCAAACATCCACCATACCGTGTGCCTGATTGGGGTTgggtgggaggggaggggaaaaacaacAGGGCGGCCATATCTGTGTGTTCgccaaccttaaaaaaaaaagtgggtgtaCATTGAATGTTCTCATGCATGCACTCTGAGGTTGatttgtacttaaaaaaaagaagagattaCAGTAGCAGCGGCAACCTGTTCTGTGTGTTGTAAATGACAGCATTccaggtgcgtgcgtgtgtgagtgtgtgtgttgcgaGTCTGTTTGCATATCAAGACATCAGCCTAGAGTGTTCTTGTGTCGTTTTTGTGTATGGATGTCATGTCTCTGTGCCAGGTCACTCCTGTGGAGCAGGCAGGACAGTAGTGGTGTTAATCCCTTACAAGGATTCATATTGTCACTCAATGCCTCTTGAGGAGAGGGGTAGGgtgctgggggggtgggggtatcAAGAGACATGAACCACATGATCAAAAGAGCATTGTTTGCCATGGGTCGTGACATTTGCACTCATCCTCCACTCTTCTTTTGTGCATTAAGAAAATTCCTCTCCATGATCCAGAGCAGCTGTGTCATTAAAACTCGTCATGGTAACAACTCCAAACATGGACCAATTGTAGGACAGTATTCCACACGTCGAGTaggtgggtggggtgggtgcAACCCCCAGACGCGGGAGTCCCATATTTACAATGTACAGTGAATGTATCGTAACATGTCCTTTCGTTAAGTgcttttaaattatattttcgTATGTAACGTGGACATAAGTGTTTTGTATtcagtgggggctggggggtacTGTCTTTCTATATAAAAGAGAAGCTGCTTCAATGTAAACAGGTACCCacctggaaaaataaaatgcaaaaataaacggTCACATGCACTTGGAtatgttcatttattcatcaaGATTTCTGCCATTCACATaccgacatacacacacacacacacacacacacacacacacacacggaggccTTGTGATTGGTGCACGGTTTTGTAAAGCCTGAATCGAAACAACACCGTCGGGGGCTCACGTCATGACAGCGGCGGTCATGGAGCCATGTCGATACATGTGGAGGACATTCATTCATGAGGTCTAACATGTATACAGTGCAATGACTTTTCATGAGAACTCGAAATATGGCCGTACATGAGCATGGAAAACAGTTTCAGCATTTATTCACCATCTTCCAAGATCCAGCACTTCACTAGAACATGAACCTTAAGATGGGTATCGAGgttatggaataaatactcaaacgGTCTTCCGTCTGTCGTCTTGCTCAACATCTTCCGAACACCAGAACATAAAGCAGAAAGTGCACAGCAGTCATCAAGATGACCAAACCGAGGGCAGTAACAGtacatatcacacacacacacacatatttcctTATGTACATTACATTCGGAATAAAGCCATTTTTTTGTGCAGATTCATTGAAATGTATTAccctataataataattattattatagttttaatatatacatctgattcatttattttaaatttatttcctGAAGCAGAGCAGCCTTCTGGTTTGGAAGTCCATTCGTGAGTATCACACTTTGCATTTACAGTTGAAATGTCTGTTTAGATTTCTTTACAGCAGATGGGGcgtgtcagttttttttcccctcattgttCTGAACACATGAATATCCACATGCGCTGCCAAAGGTGCTTCAGAGAAACGAAGATGAgctttagggggaaaaaaagagataaagtggaagcaaagctttttttgtgttggcATATAGAAAGCTGTTGGATAATGTATTGAACATCCTTGATAGGCAAGCTACTAACTGGTGCATGACGCCTACGAGTTCAGCCTGGTCCTGTACCACAGATATTTACGAGTAAGGTCTAACTGCATACTAGTAAGCCAAAAGTAACATtagcagtggaaaaaaaatatataaaactaGGActtagtgaggacaaagagcagaCTAGTGCATGAACTTTAAATTGGCTATCAAGGATCTGGAATAACTTCTCAAACAGCTTTAACATAACCTGTAACCTGCAAAAAAAGTGCCGATGATTGTACACTTAACGACACAGCCGAACCTCTAACAGCTAACAGAATGACACTCGGGGGAAGGGGGCCGGGGGCGCATCACTCAATCTGATCGAAGTTGAGCACGTGGCCATCGAAGTGCGTGAGGACGTGCCTCTCGAAGAGGTGCTGCTGGCAGTCAAGGGGGAACTGCTCCGAGCACACGGGGCACACCTTCCAGTGGCTCTCCACGTGCTGCTCGAAGCTGCTCTGCTCAAAGTGTGGCGGGAATATCACCTCGCACAGCGGACAGCGCTTGTGGACGTCACTCCTGTGGGATTGCCAGTCGACAAAGCGACAAGCGTAGGTTATTTATTGCTtgttttagttaaaaaaaatacatgggaagaggcccttaaaaacaatttatgcatctctctttctctctctatccacacacacacacatccattttgtgtgaaCTACCTCGAGTCAAAGCAGAAGCTGCTTCTTGTTTCGCCAGGTCTGCTGGACTGATGGTCACAAGGAGGCTGATCCCCGTCGCCCGCCTACAACACAAAGTGCACGTAAGCATGAACAACAATGACCCAAACAACTATATCCCAAAGCGGTGAAGCAAAATGATTTATTACAAGTAATGTACAGTACACTTCATTATTTTGTGAAATGGGGCCAGCCCCGCTGCACAACTCCTACAAAGAATTCACGGCTCCTTAGCCAAACGGAGTTTGGGATTACGTATGaaagccacaagatggcgccaaaacaCTTAAAATCGTGTCATAAATTATCAACGCCATACATATAGCATGTACAGTACGCTATTATGAACCCGTAAAAGGCTGTAGTCCGTGATTGAAGGATTGGACACGAATAAATCATATTCGCGTGAAGCTCATCATTAGTATTGGTTAGCAAAATCGCTTAAAAGCTCAAACTGATGGACATCAAACCTAGGCCAGCAAATGTGCCCAATGGCACTTTTCCATGAATGGTATCAATTCGAACGGAGGgcgtttattttgtttgttggcgTTTATATCCGGCAAATGAATGTGCATCCTTTCTTACGGCCTGAGGCTCAGCGGGTGGGCGCTCCATGGTCTCCGGGGGGCTAGTACTGCGTGACGGCTGAATGCAGACCACTTCTCTGTCCCACCCTGGTGCCACTGGGCCGGGATTCGGATTTGATGGAGTGATTGGAGGGGCGCAGGGAGTGGCGCAAGTTGGGGCCTCAGGTGGAGGACGGCTCAGTTGCTCGAGAGTTAGTGAAACATCCGCTTCCCGGTCTATAAACACATTTCGAAACAAAAATGTCGATTGCAAAGATATATCGCAAATGATTTCGGGGGAAAACGTGGACCGAGGTCGCATACCGCAACCCTTCGAATGACGAGCATGATGCCACACAAAGGCAATACAGCACCTTGCATGGGGTCCGTGGCATAAGGATTGCCAAACTGCAGCTCGGCGGGCCTCTGCGGTACCAGTGGAGGTGGCGAGGGGTCTTGGGGGTAGGGCAGCGGGTAGCGCAGCACCATGGGCTGTCTGACCTCAGCGCCTTCACCGTGGGCATCCTGCTCTCTTTGCCGACTCAAGAAGAGATACAATTCCTGTCGGGGTTGAGGGGGAGGAATCTGAGTTAGCGAAGAACGTCAAATCGTCCCAACTTTAATTTCTTTCGACACTGTTGCTGCCCTTTGTGATAATATGTGACTCACTAGCATTAGTAGCCTACTCATTACTGTAATGGGTGTCAGACTTGGGCTCCCCACCTCCACTCACCGACCTCCCTGGATGACTTCATTAGTGCTCTGTTACCAGCTTTAACATTTAAACCAGGGTTGGGGAGGTGAAAACAGACACGCCGCCTGGCATTTGCATGGAATAATGGCACCGGGAGTGGAGGTAGGTATGGCTAGATtaatgagtgggggggggggggggaagaaagacGTGACTAAAGAGCACATGCATTTTCTGAATCAACTCTGAGGATTTAGTGCACCAGGAAGGAGGAGTGGATGGCTGGAGGCCTGAGCTCTCTGGTTTTAAAATCCAGTATATCATAATGAGAGTCATGGTTTACGCACTTATTGTTGTCACGGGATTATTGCTCCGTGTCCCTCTGGATACTTATGTTCTaaattgtgcttgcttgttgtCATCTGAGAGTGGCTCCAAATACCAGTGACAAATTCAATgggttttaactcattcactcccaaagacgtttttaaacgtctatgggagtgaatgagtcagacttggtccagaatttgcTGGTACTAAATTTAACatacttggcaaaaaaaaaagacaattctgATTCTGTGTCTGATAAAATTGTATTTCCAATTTTAATGGATTAAAGTACATAAGCAGGGAAAAAGGGTAATTATAGTTCATTAACGCAATGACTGAAACTACATTTTCATTCAGGAAATAAAACAGATACGaaagagctttttaaaaaattacaactAATTTGAGATTTCCTGATCACATTTTTTGCACCTCAGTCTCTTAAGTACCGGTATCTGCCAAAACCTGAGCTATGCattaggaaggggggggggaagattgCATCCAAATCatcttcatttgaaataaaaattaaaactaatactaaaaccaataaaaaccaagctccaataaaaatatttccccccaaaactGCGTAAAACTACAAAACATGCCCTCGAAATGAATTCAGACTGCCTGAATTTCAAAAACCAAAAGTCAAAACGAAATCGAAAAACTAACAAGAATGGAACATCCAAAACTATGACAGCCCTGACAGTTAACAAATTAATGAAATTGATCAACCTGCCAGCCCTACCTCCTGCAGTCGCTCCTTGTCTTTCAAAGCCTGGGCAAGGTCACGTTTTAACTCCATCACCTCGCTGGTCCGCTCTGCCATCTgtacctaaacacacacacggaatGGAAGTTAATAACCAGCAAAGGTGCCTTTCACTCCAGAGTTTTTTAGTTCAGCTTGGGAAGCGCCTGCAGGGAACCTGAAAGAGAAACAATTCCCCGATAACAGGAGTTTCATTGTTGATCTGTTATTGATCTTGGACCGCGGGCCGCCAAAACACAGGATGGCAGTAAATCTGGGAGACACAGTGGGATGGCGGATGTCTCGTCGTCTCTCATTTCATCCCATTACAAAGATTCCAAATCCCCTAGGCTTCACTCTCTGCTTCTTGTCTGTCTGTCCGGCCCACTTTCCCAACTCTTGAattgtgtttgctttttttccacttccccCCACCCCGGTTCTCTTTCATCTCCTCTGGTGCTCTCCCTCCCCGCCGACCCCTCTGAGGGATTTATGGTGCAGCATTAGAGGGTGAAGTTCAGGTGGCGAGTCAGCAGtaccgtctgtctgtctgtctctctggcTTCATCCCCTCTGCGCCTGATGTAAACAGTCGTAAAACATGGCAGTCGgcggctgaccccccccccccccccccccccaagccgtCGGCCATTAAGAGCCGCACAGGACACACGAGTCCCTCAACTCAGACAGGAGGTCCGATCAAAGACGGCCGGGTGGGGGCCAGGGCCAGGGGGGTTAGCCTTTTGCTTATAGCGCCGATAAACACGGTTGCGCTCAAGTCGTTAGGTTCATCTTAACTAGGGCTGTTAAGGTGTAAGGTGTTCGGCTGCGGAAAAGCAGACCTCAAAGTAACGGAAATAATGGGAGTGAATGTTTAGCATTTTCTGAAACTCCCTACGATGTCACAACATGgcaccaaagttttttttttcttcaaaagggAAAGTAGTAGTTTGTGCTGGCTAGAAGGAGCCATGCCTGGGTAATTGGCACGACAAAAAAACGCAACCCTCTACTGGGTTTTGGGGCTCCACATGCCTGATATTCTTTCATGAAACCGTAACACTACATGGTGATAATCACGGTTGCCCCAAAGAGGGGAAGTGGCAAGAAAAAAGGAGAGAGCTCAGATTAGCTGCATTGCTCGCATTCATTGACTGTACCTGGCGTGGTACGTACATTGTTCGCGTGTAGCGAGGCTTGTTGCCGTTTTATGTCTTAGCTCCTGACACTGCCAACATAGttactcaattttttttgctttgttaaaTTACTGTACCCTCACCATAAATCAATTAAGTAAAACAGCTCTCTAATGAGAGCTAATAAAGAGCAAAAGGCTCCGTTTTGCTTGACAATGCCAGGGAGGCATTTATTCAAGCACATTTAATGTTGTGGTTGCAGTTGGCAGTCGCGCTTGTAGGATCTCATTCGATTCTGGAGCTCCACCTAATGTGGCACAAGAGTGTAAAAAGTACAACAGGCAGCTCACTCGAAATCGCTCTTCTTCATTGGCCAGACGCTGTTTGAGAGTCTCATTGATGGCGCACTGCTCCTTCCACTTCTCCTCCATCAGGGCCAGCTCCTCCTCCACCGAGTTGCCCTGCTCCCTCTCTGCCGTTTCTCCTTCCCCTCTTCTCCTCCCCTCctgctccccctccccctccgtcTGCTCGGTCTCGGCGCTCCCCTTGCCGCCCGCCCACTTGGTCTCCACTTCCACCCAGCTTGTCAGCCGCAGGCTGTCCTCCCGCGCGGCCTCCCTCCTCTCTTCTCGCTCCTCTTGTTGGTTCACATCTGCCTCCGCCTCGGCGCTCCCCGTCGGCTTGTTCTCAGTCTGCTTCGCGTCAATCTCTGTGCTGCCGTGCGTACATTCCTGGTTTTCAAGTTCAGTGCTGATTGTCAAGGTGGAAGCCTCTTGGAGGGCTCTTGCGGCAATActtcctgttaaaaaaaagaaaagttcagAGGTGATCATGTTGTCAAAAAGGTTCCTTTGACCTTTTGAATTGGGAAATCATACCGCCCGTGGGTGATTCGGGACTTGGGGTCATAGGCTCCAAGACTGTCTCAGTCGATGCATTTCTCTTGTGCTCCTgtgcacaccaaaaaaaacatatgcaaATATTATGTATGCCTACTATTTTAGCTTTGTCTTTCTGGTTTCGCCGCACAGTCACTCACCGCGTGTGACTCGCTCGTGTTCAGTTTGGCCACCTGCCTGCGTAGCCGCTGGCACTCTCGGTATTTTTCCTTATAGTGCTCGGCCGCCATGTGGAGGCGCAGCTTCAGTTCCTCCACCTCCCTCTGCAGCTCGGCTTCCGCCTCTGAGACAATCAGCACACTGGGTGCTAGCTCTGCACCGGTGCCAACACcctgaaaaaaatccacattaaaaaaaaatggaaatgtaaaaatattaaaactcattcaggaccagtcaattctagaccaagtctgaaaagacgtttaaaaacgtctttgggagtgaacgagttaaaaaaaaactgagctgaTGCAAATTGAAATGGATCCAAATACAAAGACTTacacaatatttttgtgttttactgACCACTTCCTTGTGTGCACAGCTCCTCATGCGGTCCAGCTGACTTTCCATGCGTTGGCACTCGGCCTGTGCTTCGGCCAGGCTGGCGCGGAGCTTATCAGCCTCCAGGCGGGCGCGATAGAGTTCGGTCATGGAATGGTCCCGGGCGCTGGCTGAGTCACGCAGCTCAGAGGCCAGCAAGGCCGCTTGTTGACGGGACGCGGCGAGCTGCTCCTCAGCCTGACGGAGCTGCTCGCGCACACGTGTCAGCTCGGCCTGGAGAGACAAGGTTATTGGATACTCTGGAATTTTTCATCGTCCTTCATTTCGTTTagacttttgttcttttttttaaacccctttcagggacagcggttactacagtg
It includes:
- the tax1bp1a gene encoding tax1-binding protein 1 homolog A isoform X1; this encodes MSSFQVVDSSPGSSVSIMETSNFAHVIFQNVGKSFLPQAPLECRYTLTPYITPHPKDWVGIFKVGWSTARDYYTFLWSPMPEKYEPGSTVHRTVVFQGYYVPKSDGEFYQFCYVTHGGDIRGASTPFQFRSATPTEELLTVSEDDSNSDILVVTTKTGLLERVEEAQQERRELLKAMRLLQEEKQQLQDEQKRLSREREQERETCCLLRTHNQELLRSSQCLSEEREEVRRRLTEATDRVRQLEGDLLGITQRGLQKETELNCLRDRLKKLAAERDTLDSQLKNEKDERDLYKAHLRSTELENTKLSAELQMLKAVELNREVTIAQFQEELERLRSCMAQRDSLEKELLTLKAEKAELTRVREQLRQAEEQLAASRQQAALLASELRDSASARDHSMTELYRARLEADKLRASLAEAQAECQRMESQLDRMRSCAHKEVGVGTGAELAPSVLIVSEAEAELQREVEELKLRLHMAAEHYKEKYRECQRLRRQVAKLNTSESHAEHKRNASTETVLEPMTPSPESPTGGSIAARALQEASTLTISTELENQECTHGSTEIDAKQTENKPTGSAEAEADVNQQEEREERREAAREDSLRLTSWVEVETKWAGGKGSAETEQTEGEGEQEGRRRGEGETAEREQGNSVEEELALMEEKWKEQCAINETLKQRLANEEERFRVQMAERTSEVMELKRDLAQALKDKERLQEELYLFLSRQREQDAHGEGAEVRQPMVLRYPLPYPQDPSPPPLVPQRPAELQFGNPYATDPMQDREADVSLTLEQLSRPPPEAPTCATPCAPPITPSNPNPGPVAPGWDREVVCIQPSRSTSPPETMERPPAEPQAAGDGDQPPCDHQSSRPGETRSSFCFDSRSDVHKRCPLCEVIFPPHFEQSSFEQHVESHWKVCPVCSEQFPLDCQQHLFERHVLTHFDGHVLNFDQIE
- the tax1bp1a gene encoding tax1-binding protein 1 homolog A isoform X2, yielding MSSFQVVDSSPGSSVSIMETSNFAHVIFQNVGKSFLPQAPLECRYTLTPYITPHPKDWVGIFKVGWSTARDYYTFLWSPMPEKYEPGSTVHRTVVFQGYYVPKSDGEFYQFCYVTHGGDIRGASTPFQFRSATPTEELLTVSEDDSNSDILVVTTKTGLLEEAQQERRELLKAMRLLQEEKQQLQDEQKRLSREREQERETCCLLRTHNQELLRSSQCLSEEREEVRRRLTEATDRVRQLEGDLLGITQRGLQKETELNCLRDRLKKLAAERDTLDSQLKNEKDERDLYKAHLRSTELENTKLSAELQMLKAVELNREVTIAQFQEELERLRSCMAQRDSLEKELLTLKAEKAELTRVREQLRQAEEQLAASRQQAALLASELRDSASARDHSMTELYRARLEADKLRASLAEAQAECQRMESQLDRMRSCAHKEVGVGTGAELAPSVLIVSEAEAELQREVEELKLRLHMAAEHYKEKYRECQRLRRQVAKLNTSESHAEHKRNASTETVLEPMTPSPESPTGGSIAARALQEASTLTISTELENQECTHGSTEIDAKQTENKPTGSAEAEADVNQQEEREERREAAREDSLRLTSWVEVETKWAGGKGSAETEQTEGEGEQEGRRRGEGETAEREQGNSVEEELALMEEKWKEQCAINETLKQRLANEEERFRVQMAERTSEVMELKRDLAQALKDKERLQEELYLFLSRQREQDAHGEGAEVRQPMVLRYPLPYPQDPSPPPLVPQRPAELQFGNPYATDPMQDREADVSLTLEQLSRPPPEAPTCATPCAPPITPSNPNPGPVAPGWDREVVCIQPSRSTSPPETMERPPAEPQAAGDGDQPPCDHQSSRPGETRSSFCFDSRSDVHKRCPLCEVIFPPHFEQSSFEQHVESHWKVCPVCSEQFPLDCQQHLFERHVLTHFDGHVLNFDQIE